In a genomic window of Larus michahellis chromosome 3, bLarMic1.1, whole genome shotgun sequence:
- the SMPDL3A gene encoding cyclic GMP-AMP phosphodiesterase SMPDL3A isoform X1, translating into MELRGEGAGRLALGLALLCSALEAAPAGPQPRAAVGQFWHVSDLHLDPTYHVTPDRTKVCSSSKGANASNPGPFGDFLCDSPYQLILSAFAFMKDSKQQVSFMIWTGDSPPHVPVKELSTKLVISIIGNMSSTIRNFFPDLQVFPALGNHDYWPQDQLPVTTSEVYNAVADFWKPWLTDEAINTFRKGGFYTQLFESSDSSQPLRIISLNTNLYYSPNSVTVNITDPANQFAWLEGILEASSQKKEKVYIIGHVPIGYLPYARNTTAIREHYNERLVKIFRKYSSVIAGQFFGHTHRDSIMVLLDEEENPVNSLFVAPAVTPVKNVWQMESNNPSVRLYQYDLLDYSLLDLWQFYLDLRDANMKNESNWKLEYIFTKAYGIEDLKPESLYEMAKQLSVPHSTLFEQYYSNFIVSYDKTIVCEEGCKTCQVCAIQYLDYSSYADCISREAAWR; encoded by the exons ATGGAGCTGCGGGGGGAAGGCGCCGGCCGCTTGGCCCTCGGCCTGGCGCTGCTCTGCTCGGCGCTGGAGGCGGCGCCGGCcggcccgcagccccgcgccgcTGTGG ggCAGTTCTGGCATGTATCTGACCTACATTTAGATCCGACTTACCATGTTACCCCTGATCGCACCAAAGTTTGCTCTTCTTCCAAAGGAGCTAATGCCTCCAACCCAGGCCCTTTTGGAGACTTTTTGTGTGATTCTCCATATCAGCTTATTTTGTCAGCATTTGCATTCATGAAGGATTCAAAACAGCAGGTTTCATTCATGATTTGGACAGG AGATAGCCCTCCTCATGTTCCTGTAAAAGAACTCTCCACAAAGTTGGTCATTAGCATCATTGGCAATATGAGTTCTACAATTCGTAATTTCTTTCCAGATCTTCAGGTTTTCCCAGCCTTGGGCAATCATGACTACTGGCCACAG GATCAGCTTCCTGTAACTACCAGTGAAGTTTACAATGCTGTAGCAGATTTCTGGAAACCCTGGCTAACGGATGAAGCAATCAATACCTTCAGAAAAG GTGGCTTCTACACACAGCTGTTTGAATCCAGTGATAGCTCTCAACCACTCAGGATAATCAGTCTGAACACAAATTTATATTACAGCCCCAACAGTGTAACTGTGAATATCACTGACCCAGCCAACCAGTTTGCCTGGCTGGAGGGAATACTGGAAGCCTCTtcacaaaagaaggaaaag GTATATATAATAGGACATGTTCCAATAGGATACTTGCCATATGCAAGGAATACTACAGCTATCAGGGAACATTACAATGAGAGACTGGTAAAGATATTCCGCAAATACAGTAGTGTTATTGCGGGGCAGTTTTTTGGACATACACATAGAGATAGTATCATGGTCCTCCTGGATGAAGAAG AAAACCCAGTAAATTCCTTGTTTGTGGCACCTGCTGTAACCCCAGTGAAGAATGTATGGCAAATGGAATCCAATAACCCCAGTGTCAGATTGTATCAATATGATCTTCTTGATTATAGCTTGCTG gatCTTTGGCAGTTTTACTTGGACCTCAGAGATGCCAACATGAAAAATGAATCGAACTGGAAATTAGAATACATCTTTACTAAAGCTTATGGCATTGAAGACTTGAAGCCAGAAAGCCTATATGAAATGGCCAAGCAGTTGTCTGTGCCACACAGCACACTGTTTGAGCAGTATTACAGTAACTTCATTGTGAGTTATGACAAAACCATTGTCTGTGAAGAGGGGTGCAAGACCTGCCAAGTATGTGCAATCCAATATTTGGATTACTCCTCATACGCAGATTGTATCAGTCGGGAAGCAGCATGGAGATAA
- the SMPDL3A gene encoding cyclic GMP-AMP phosphodiesterase SMPDL3A isoform X2: MSSTIRNFFPDLQVFPALGNHDYWPQDQLPVTTSEVYNAVADFWKPWLTDEAINTFRKGGFYTQLFESSDSSQPLRIISLNTNLYYSPNSVTVNITDPANQFAWLEGILEASSQKKEKVYIIGHVPIGYLPYARNTTAIREHYNERLVKIFRKYSSVIAGQFFGHTHRDSIMVLLDEEENPVNSLFVAPAVTPVKNVWQMESNNPSVRLYQYDLLDYSLLDLWQFYLDLRDANMKNESNWKLEYIFTKAYGIEDLKPESLYEMAKQLSVPHSTLFEQYYSNFIVSYDKTIVCEEGCKTCQVCAIQYLDYSSYADCISREAAWR, encoded by the exons ATGAGTTCTACAATTCGTAATTTCTTTCCAGATCTTCAGGTTTTCCCAGCCTTGGGCAATCATGACTACTGGCCACAG GATCAGCTTCCTGTAACTACCAGTGAAGTTTACAATGCTGTAGCAGATTTCTGGAAACCCTGGCTAACGGATGAAGCAATCAATACCTTCAGAAAAG GTGGCTTCTACACACAGCTGTTTGAATCCAGTGATAGCTCTCAACCACTCAGGATAATCAGTCTGAACACAAATTTATATTACAGCCCCAACAGTGTAACTGTGAATATCACTGACCCAGCCAACCAGTTTGCCTGGCTGGAGGGAATACTGGAAGCCTCTtcacaaaagaaggaaaag GTATATATAATAGGACATGTTCCAATAGGATACTTGCCATATGCAAGGAATACTACAGCTATCAGGGAACATTACAATGAGAGACTGGTAAAGATATTCCGCAAATACAGTAGTGTTATTGCGGGGCAGTTTTTTGGACATACACATAGAGATAGTATCATGGTCCTCCTGGATGAAGAAG AAAACCCAGTAAATTCCTTGTTTGTGGCACCTGCTGTAACCCCAGTGAAGAATGTATGGCAAATGGAATCCAATAACCCCAGTGTCAGATTGTATCAATATGATCTTCTTGATTATAGCTTGCTG gatCTTTGGCAGTTTTACTTGGACCTCAGAGATGCCAACATGAAAAATGAATCGAACTGGAAATTAGAATACATCTTTACTAAAGCTTATGGCATTGAAGACTTGAAGCCAGAAAGCCTATATGAAATGGCCAAGCAGTTGTCTGTGCCACACAGCACACTGTTTGAGCAGTATTACAGTAACTTCATTGTGAGTTATGACAAAACCATTGTCTGTGAAGAGGGGTGCAAGACCTGCCAAGTATGTGCAATCCAATATTTGGATTACTCCTCATACGCAGATTGTATCAGTCGGGAAGCAGCATGGAGATAA